The Sesamum indicum cultivar Zhongzhi No. 13 linkage group LG6, S_indicum_v1.0, whole genome shotgun sequence genome has a segment encoding these proteins:
- the LOC105163487 gene encoding uncharacterized protein LOC105163487 produces the protein MSVCSGLGSLKNVLAEAAKRGVTEARARIFGHVLNPTGQRSPHKILRKKLIGDKVAAWYPYDINKDDPLVMARREQERLNRLEMLKRRGKGPPKKGQGKRAKKSGR, from the exons ATGAGCGTCTGCAGCGGCTTAGGGAGCTTGAAGAATGTCTTGGCTGAAGCAGCCAAGAGAGGAGTTACTGAGGCGAGAGCTAGGATTTTCGGTCATGTGCTCAACCCGACTGGGCAAAGATCCCCTCATAAAATACTACGAAAAAAGCTCATCGGTGACAAAGTTGCTGCGTGGTACCCTTATGACATCAACAAAGATGATCCCCTTGTCATGGCCCGTCGAGAGCAAGA GCGATTGAACAGACTCGAAATGTTGAAGCGTCGTGGAAAGGGACCACCAAAGAAAGGCCAAGGAAAGCGGGCTAAAAAGAGTGGCAGATAA
- the LOC105163484 gene encoding photosystem I reaction center subunit IV B, chloroplastic, with protein sequence MATSSMASAACGFVVAPNVTSSTSTTKSSMLFFSPKNNRYSRLVVRAAEEAATPAPAAATTEAPAGEAPKVAKPPPIGPPRGSKVRILRKESYWYKGVGSVVAVDQDPKTRYPVVVRFNKVNYANVSTNNYALDEVEVVA encoded by the exons ATGGCAACAAGCAGCATGGCATCTGCTGCATGTGGATTTGTGGTGGCACCAAATGTCACCTCCAGCACAAGCACCACTAAGAGTAGCATGCTATTCTTCTCTCCCAAGAACAACAGATATTCTAGGCTGGTGGTCCGGGCAGCGGAGGAGGCGGCGACACCGGCACCAGCGGCCGCCACCACCGAAGCACCGGCTGGCGAAGCCCCTAAAGTAGCCAAGCCACCACCGATTGGACCCCCAAGAGGCTCAAAG GTAAGAATTCTGAGGAAGGAGTCATACTGGTACAAGGGAGTAGGTTCAGTTGTTGCTGTTGACCAG GATCCCAAGACTCGCTACCCAGTGGTTGTGCGGTTCAACAAAGTGAATTATGCTAATGTATCTACAAACAACTACGCATTGGATGAAGTAGAAGTGGTGGCATGA
- the LOC105163485 gene encoding uncharacterized protein LOC105163485, giving the protein MNGIDQNDKNRNFKKTYPGCLGRMVNLFELNVGVSTNRLLADKPHRDGSLLSRSRSDVSRMSSSGDQIEEKVTAPEFKSSFPNRKSNGTPMKMLIAQEMSKEVDSRRDPPNLVAKLMGLDALPRQEAESTTQRSHSRGRPRSHSDIPISCWEQQKGFFHHVEPNEYRDVYEIWQQSQKSQDEERYEETINDNKMDLVRQKFVEAKRLSMDERLRKSKQFQDALEVLNSNKDLFLKCLQEPNSIFSQQLYSQQSVSPPMGTKRITVLRPSKIADINIAGAGNKDGNQMKKGAFLQLNGLEKTHPGSSPPASYQSYENPTQPTRIVVLKPSPGKPHDINAVSSPQPEPPKRLQGGDSFGLAGEDKNQESREVARAITQQMREKLGRHLRDETLTSSVFSNGYAGDESSFNKSEIEYADGNLSDSEIMSPVSRHSWDYVNRLCSPYSSSSFSRASYSPESSVCREAKKRLSERWAMMASNRSYQEQRHVRRGSSTLGEMLALSEAKKVAPPGEEAGSSNEEPKDSYSLLVSEQRRDENVDSSPRNLMRSKSVPVSSTEFETRLNMGVSVSDNGKTEAAKEDAKARTVKSSFKGKVSSLFFSRSKKPVTDKSLVSEDEFHSFPEEICSDRAANISDKVSAQASAGLQGPSRKASFSNLIGRQGVISPETELAMANPCESGNQGEQPSPISVLDEHFEEDERTAKVFPHYAKPDQQGVKLPLDSTGSNLIDKSPPIGSIARTLSWDDSCIDTASSHPAKECLITEETDEDEQNLYTYVKTLLSVAGLQGEVQSDSFLARWHSPESPLDPSLRDKYIDLKDKETLHEAKRRQRRSMRKLVFDCVNTALVDIAGYGSDLGQRALPCIGANNHTSDSASLTMVDKVWGRINVWFSIKVKCVSDDSGDENNLVVERLVRNEVAGKGWMDHLRLEIDNLGMEIEGELLEELLQEVVVGSTVLLRCVQ; this is encoded by the exons ATGAATGGTATTGATCAGAATGACAAAAATCgcaatttcaagaaaacataTCCAGGATGCTTGGGAAGAATGGTGAACCTTTTCGAGTTAAACGTAGGGGTGTCTACAAACAGGCTGCTCGCGGATAAACCACATCGAGATG GTTCCCTACTCTCAAGGAGCAGATCAGATGTATCAAGGATGAGCTCATCTGGTGAccaaatagaagaaaaagtg ACTGCACCTGAATTCAAAAGCAGTTTTCCAAACAGAAAATCAAATGGAACGCCCATGAAAATGCTTATTGCCCAAGAGATGTCCAAAGAAGTGGACTCCCGGCGTGATCCTCCTAATTTAGTTGCCAAATTAATGGGGCTTGATGCCCTCCCACGTCAGGAAGCTGAGTCAACCACACAAAGAAGCCATTCTAGAGGTCGTCCTCGAAGTCATTCAGATATCCCTATCAGTTGCTGGGAGCAACAGAAAGGATTCTTTCATCACGTAGAACCAAATGAATACAGAGATGTTTATGAAATATGGCAGCAATCGCAGAAATCACAAGATGAGGAAAGATATGAGGAGACTATAAATGACAATAAGATGGATCTTGTTCGTCAGAAGTTCGTGGAAGCAAAACGCCTGTCTATGGATGAGAGACTTCGTAAATCTAAGCAATTCCAAGATGCATTAGAAGTTCTGAATTCCAATAAAGACTTATTCCTTAAGTGTCTGCAAGAAcctaattcaatattttctcaGCAACTTTACAGTCAGCAGTCTGTATCCCCTCCTATGGGGACAAAGCGAATCACTGTTCTTAGACCTTCAAAGATTGCAGACATTAATATTGCTGGAGCTGGGAATAAAGATggaaatcaaatgaaaaaaggTGCCTTTCTTCAGCTGAATGGGTTAGAAAAAACTCATCCAGGAAGTTCCCCTCCTGCAAGTTATCAGTCTTATGAAAATCCCACTCAACCGACTCGAATAGTAGTTCTGAAACCAAGCCCTGGGAAACCACATGATATTAATGCTGTCAGTTCTCCACAGCCGGAACCACCTAAGAGATTACAAGGTGGAGATTCTTTTGGCCTTGCAGGAGAAGATAAGAATCAAGAATCAAGAGAAGTTGCAAGGGCTATCACACAGCAAATGCGTGAAAAACTTGGCAGGCACCTGAGAGATGAAACCTTGACTTCTTCTGTATTCTCCAATGGTTATGCAGGTGATGAAAGTTCATTCAATAAGTCAGAAATTGAGTATGCAGATGGTAATCTCAGTGATTCAGAAATCATGTCTCCTGTATCTAGACACTCTTGGGATTATGTTAATAGGCTTTGTAGTCCTTACTCATCCTCCTCGTTTAGTCGGGCATCTTACTCTCCAGAGTCGTCAGTTTGTAGAGAAGCAAAGAAACGTCTCTCTGAAAGATGGGCCATGATGGCATCTAATAGGAGTTATCAAGAACAAAGGCATGTTCGCAGAGGCTCCAGTACATTGGGTGAAATGCTTGCTCTTTCTGAGGCAAAGAAGGTAGCACCACCTGGAGAAGAAGCAGGTAGTTCTAACGAAGAACCCAAGGATTCATATTCTCTCTTAGTTAGTGAACAGAGAAGAGATGAAAATGTGGATAGTTCACCAAGGAATCTCATGAGATCAAAATCTGTTCCTGTATCTTCTACTGAGTTTGAAACTAGGCTCAACATGGGTGTTTCAGTGTCAGATAATGGGAAAACAGAAGCTGCCAAGGAGGATGCAAAGGCAAGAACTGTTAAATCCTCGTTCAAAGGGAAAGtttcaagtttgtttttctcaagGAGCAAAAAACCTGTTACCGATAAATCTCTTGTATCTGAAGATGAATTCCACTCTTTTCCTGAGGAAATTTGCAGTGATAGAGCTGCAAATATTAGTGACAAAGTGTCCGCCCAAGCATCAGCTGGTCTGCAGGGGCCATCAAGAAAAGCATCTTTCTCAAATCTAATTGGGAGGCAGGGTGTGATATCTCCTGAG ACTGAATTGGCCATGGCAAATCCTTGTGAATCTGGAAACCAAGGTGAACAGCCAAGTCCTATATCTGTCTTAGATGAACATTTTGAAGAGGATGAACGTACAGCAAAAGTGTTTCCCCATTATGCCAAGCCTGACCAACAAG GAGTTAAGTTGCCACTTGATTCTACTGGATCAAACTTGATTGACAAATCGCCGCCCATAGGATCCATCGCTCGCACCCTGTCATGGGATGATTCGTGCATAGACACAGCTTCATCACATCCCGCAAAGGAATGCTTAATCACCGAAGAAACAGATGAAGACGAACAAAACTTGTATACCTATGTTAAGACATTATTATCGGTCGCTGGTCTCCAAGGTGAGGTGCAATCTGATTCATTTTTGGCAAGATGGCACTCACCCGAGAGCCCATTGGACCCATCGTTAAGAGACAAGTACATTGATTTAAAAGACAAGGAGACATTGCATGAGGCCAAGCGGAGGCAAAGGAGATCAATGCGAAAGCTTGTGTTTGATTGTGTAAACACAGCCTTAGTGGATATTGCAGGATATGGGTCAGACTTGGGCCAACGAGCTCTTCCATGCATCGGGGCCAATAATCACACATCGGACAGTGCATCGTTGACAATGGTGGACAAGGTGTGGGGCCGAATAAATGTATGGTTTTCTATCAAGGTCAAATGTGTATCAGACGACAGCGGGGATGAGAACAACCTGGTGGTGGAGAGATTGGTAAGAAACGAGGTGGCGGGCAAAGGGTGGATGGATCATTTGAGATTGGAAATCGATAACTTGGGAATGGAAATTGAAGGAGAGTTGCTGGAAGAGCTTCTCCAAGAGGTGGTGGTTGGATCAACAG TACTGCTACGCTGTGTTCAGTAG
- the LOC105163486 gene encoding tetraspanin-18, with product MRTPCCHTFLAFVLKFLNFLQAFVGVAIIVYSAYMLNQWQHHHHQIPPPHESGTQLPLDVINPLNFASGLVSSHDDVFRFNSLSLPAPWFIYAFMGIGILVCCITCIGHVGAEAVNGCCLCFYTVLMTIFILFEAGLVAFIALDHHWEKDIPFDPTGELDSLWTFIEDNVDIFTWVGITVIVIQVLSLLFAIILRSLVSGPREDDDLEGDYGFRSSTREPLLAPYSSQASGSTRGDSDIWSSRMREKYGLNSGEAKHSLLDQNPSTDVRQ from the exons ATGCGAACCCCATGTTGCCATACATTTCTGGCGTTCGTCCTCAAATTCCTGAATTTTCTGCAGGCATTTGTTGGTGTAGCTATAATTGTGTACTCTGCTTACATGCTTAATCAATGGCAGCACCACCATCACCAGATTCCCCCGCCGCATGAATCTGGGACTCAGCTTCCCCTCGACGTCATTAACCCTCTCAATTTCGCATCCGGCCTCGTTTCATCCCACGATGATGTTTTCCGCTTCAATTCCCTCTCTCTCCCAGCTCCATG GTTCATATATGCATTTATGGGGATTGGAATTTTGGTATGTTGCATTACGTGCATTGGTCACGTTGGTGCAGAGGCGGTCAACGGCTGTTGCCTTTGTTTT TACACTGTCCTGATGACGATATTTATTCTATTCGAAGCGGGCTTGGTGGCTTTCATCGCTCTTGATCATCACTGGGAGAAG GATATCCCTTTCGATCCCACTGGAGAGCTTGACAGTCTGTGGACCTTCATTGAAGAcaatgttgatatttttacgTGGGTCGGCATAACTGTTATTGTAATACAG GTCTTATCCCTACTTTTTGCTATAATACTGAGATCCTTGGTTTCTGGGCCGCGAGAAGATGATGATCTTGAGGGAGATTATGGTTTTAGGAGTAGTACCAGAGAACCACTGCTTGCTCCATATTCAAGCCAAGCATCTGGATCGACTAGAGGTGATTCTGATATCTGGAGTTCAAGGATGAGGGAAAAG TATGGACTAAACAGTGGTGAAGCAAAACACAGTTTACTGGACCAAAACCCATCCACTGATGTCAGGCAGTGA